A single window of Corvus hawaiiensis isolate bCorHaw1 chromosome 22, bCorHaw1.pri.cur, whole genome shotgun sequence DNA harbors:
- the KLHL17 gene encoding kelch-like protein 17 isoform X1 encodes MEGGVQLLNRDGHSISHNSKRHYHDAFVCMNRMRQRGLLCDIVLHVATKEIKAHKVVLASCSPYFHAMFTNEMSESRQTHVTLHDIDPQALEQLVQYAYTAEIVVGEGNVQTLLPAASLLQLNGVRDACCKFLLSQLDPSNCLGIRGFADTHSCSDLLKSAHKYVLQHFVEVSKTEEFMLLPLKQVLDLISSDSLNVPSEEEVYRAVLSWVKHDVDSRRQHVPRLMKCVRLPLLSRDFLMSNVDTELLVRHHSECKDLLIEALKYHLMPEQRGVLSNSRTRPRRCEGASTVLFAVGGGSLFAIHGDCEAYDTRTDRWHMVASMSTRRARVGVAAIGNKLYAVGGYDGTSDLATVESYDPVTNSWQPEVSMGTRRSCLGVAALHGLLYAAGGYDGASCLNSAERYDPLTGTWTSIAAMSTRRRYVRVATLEGNLYAVGGYDSSSHLATVEKYEPQINTWTPIANMLSRRSSAGVAVLEGMLYVAGGNDGTSCLNSVERYNPKSNTWESVAPMNIRRSTHDLVAMDGWLYAVGGNDGSSSLNSIEKYNPRTNKWVAASCMFTRRSSVGVAVLELLNFPPPSSPTLSVSSTSL; translated from the exons ATGGAGGGGGGTGTGCAGCTCCTGAACCGCGACGGGCACAGCATCTCGCACAACTCCAAGCGCCACTACCACGACGCCTTCGTGTGCATGAACCGCATGCGGCAGCGGGGGCTGCTCTGCGACATCGTCCTGCACGTGGCCACCAAGGAGATCAAGGCCCACAAGGTGGTGCTGGCATCGTGCAGCCCCTACTTCCACGCCATGTTCACAA ATGAGATGAGTGAGAGCCGCCAGACTCATGTAACGCTGCACGACATCGACCCCCAGGCGCTGGAGCAGCTGGTGCAGTACGCCTACACGGCTGAGATCGTGGTGGGAGAGGGGAATGTGCAG ACccttcttcctgctgccagcctgctTCAGCTCAATGGTGTACGGGATGCTTGCTGCAAGTTCCTGCTCAGCCAGCTCGACCCCTCCAACTGCCTGGGCATCCGGGGCTTTGCTGACACCCACTCCTGCAGCGACCTCCTCAAGTCTGCCCACAAGTACGTCCTCCAGCACTTCGTGGAGGTGTCCAAGACAGAGGAGTTCATGTTGCTGCCCCTTAAACAG GTGCTGGACCTCATTTCCAGTGACAGCCTCAATGTGCCCTCGGAGGAGGAGGTGTacagggctgtgctcagctgggTCAAACACGACGTGGACAGCAGGAGACAGCACGTGCCCAGG CTCATGAAGTGCGTGCGGCTGCCGCTGCTGAGCCGGGATTTCCTCATGAGCAACGTGGACACGGAGCTGCTGGTGCGGCACCACTCGGAGTGCAAGGACCTGCTCATCGAGGCCCTCAAGTACCACCTGATGCCCGAGCAGAGAGGGGTCCTGAGCAACAGCCGGACGCGGCCGCGGCGCTGCGAGGgggccagcaccgtgctcttcGCTGTGG GTGGAGGGAGCCTGTTTGCCATCCACGGCGACTGCGAGGCCTACGACACGCGCACGGACCGCTGGCACATGGTGGCCTCCATGTCCACGCGCAGGGCGCGCGTGGGCGTCGCGGCCATCGGGAACAAGCTCTACGCCGTGGGCGG ctaCGATGGGACCTCTGACCTGGCCACGGTGGAATCCTACGACCCTGTCACCAATTCCTGGCAGCCTGAGGTGTCCATGGGCACCAGGAGGAGCTGCTTGGGTGTGGCAGCCCTTCATGGGCTCCTCTACGCTGCCGGGGGCTACGATGGGGCCTCGTGCCTCAACAG cgCGGAGAGGTACGACCCCCTGACGGGCACCTGGACCTCCATCGCCGCCATGAGCACCCGGAGGCGCTACGTCCGCGTGGCAACGCTAG AAGGCAACCTCTATGCAGTCGGGGGCTACGACAGCTCATCCCACTTAGCCACGGTGGAGAAGTACGAGCCCCAG ATCAACACCTGGACCCCCATTGCCAACATGCTGAGCCGCCGCAGCAGCGCGGGCGTGGCCGTGCTCGAGGGGATGCTCTACGTGGCTGGTGGCAATGATGGCACCAGTTGCCTTAACTCCGTGGAGCGCTACAACCCCAAATCCAACACCTGGGAGAGCGTGGCCCCCATGAACATCCGCAG GAGCACCCACGACCTGGTGGCCATGGACGGGTGGCTTTATGCCGTGGGGGGCAACGacggcagctccagcctgaacTCCATCGAGAAGTACAACCCCCGCACCAACAAGTGGGTGGCCGCCTCCTGCATGTTCACCCGCCGCAGCAGCGTGGGGGTGGCCGTGCTGGAGCTCCTCAACTTCCCCCCACCCTCCTCGCCCACCCTCTCGGTGTCCTCGACGAGCCTTTGA
- the KLHL17 gene encoding kelch-like protein 17 isoform X2, which produces MSESRQTHVTLHDIDPQALEQLVQYAYTAEIVVGEGNVQTLLPAASLLQLNGVRDACCKFLLSQLDPSNCLGIRGFADTHSCSDLLKSAHKYVLQHFVEVSKTEEFMLLPLKQVLDLISSDSLNVPSEEEVYRAVLSWVKHDVDSRRQHVPRLMKCVRLPLLSRDFLMSNVDTELLVRHHSECKDLLIEALKYHLMPEQRGVLSNSRTRPRRCEGASTVLFAVGGGSLFAIHGDCEAYDTRTDRWHMVASMSTRRARVGVAAIGNKLYAVGGYDGTSDLATVESYDPVTNSWQPEVSMGTRRSCLGVAALHGLLYAAGGYDGASCLNSAERYDPLTGTWTSIAAMSTRRRYVRVATLEGNLYAVGGYDSSSHLATVEKYEPQINTWTPIANMLSRRSSAGVAVLEGMLYVAGGNDGTSCLNSVERYNPKSNTWESVAPMNIRRSTHDLVAMDGWLYAVGGNDGSSSLNSIEKYNPRTNKWVAASCMFTRRSSVGVAVLELLNFPPPSSPTLSVSSTSL; this is translated from the exons ATGAGTGAGAGCCGCCAGACTCATGTAACGCTGCACGACATCGACCCCCAGGCGCTGGAGCAGCTGGTGCAGTACGCCTACACGGCTGAGATCGTGGTGGGAGAGGGGAATGTGCAG ACccttcttcctgctgccagcctgctTCAGCTCAATGGTGTACGGGATGCTTGCTGCAAGTTCCTGCTCAGCCAGCTCGACCCCTCCAACTGCCTGGGCATCCGGGGCTTTGCTGACACCCACTCCTGCAGCGACCTCCTCAAGTCTGCCCACAAGTACGTCCTCCAGCACTTCGTGGAGGTGTCCAAGACAGAGGAGTTCATGTTGCTGCCCCTTAAACAG GTGCTGGACCTCATTTCCAGTGACAGCCTCAATGTGCCCTCGGAGGAGGAGGTGTacagggctgtgctcagctgggTCAAACACGACGTGGACAGCAGGAGACAGCACGTGCCCAGG CTCATGAAGTGCGTGCGGCTGCCGCTGCTGAGCCGGGATTTCCTCATGAGCAACGTGGACACGGAGCTGCTGGTGCGGCACCACTCGGAGTGCAAGGACCTGCTCATCGAGGCCCTCAAGTACCACCTGATGCCCGAGCAGAGAGGGGTCCTGAGCAACAGCCGGACGCGGCCGCGGCGCTGCGAGGgggccagcaccgtgctcttcGCTGTGG GTGGAGGGAGCCTGTTTGCCATCCACGGCGACTGCGAGGCCTACGACACGCGCACGGACCGCTGGCACATGGTGGCCTCCATGTCCACGCGCAGGGCGCGCGTGGGCGTCGCGGCCATCGGGAACAAGCTCTACGCCGTGGGCGG ctaCGATGGGACCTCTGACCTGGCCACGGTGGAATCCTACGACCCTGTCACCAATTCCTGGCAGCCTGAGGTGTCCATGGGCACCAGGAGGAGCTGCTTGGGTGTGGCAGCCCTTCATGGGCTCCTCTACGCTGCCGGGGGCTACGATGGGGCCTCGTGCCTCAACAG cgCGGAGAGGTACGACCCCCTGACGGGCACCTGGACCTCCATCGCCGCCATGAGCACCCGGAGGCGCTACGTCCGCGTGGCAACGCTAG AAGGCAACCTCTATGCAGTCGGGGGCTACGACAGCTCATCCCACTTAGCCACGGTGGAGAAGTACGAGCCCCAG ATCAACACCTGGACCCCCATTGCCAACATGCTGAGCCGCCGCAGCAGCGCGGGCGTGGCCGTGCTCGAGGGGATGCTCTACGTGGCTGGTGGCAATGATGGCACCAGTTGCCTTAACTCCGTGGAGCGCTACAACCCCAAATCCAACACCTGGGAGAGCGTGGCCCCCATGAACATCCGCAG GAGCACCCACGACCTGGTGGCCATGGACGGGTGGCTTTATGCCGTGGGGGGCAACGacggcagctccagcctgaacTCCATCGAGAAGTACAACCCCCGCACCAACAAGTGGGTGGCCGCCTCCTGCATGTTCACCCGCCGCAGCAGCGTGGGGGTGGCCGTGCTGGAGCTCCTCAACTTCCCCCCACCCTCCTCGCCCACCCTCTCGGTGTCCTCGACGAGCCTTTGA